The proteins below come from a single Cupriavidus pauculus genomic window:
- a CDS encoding PHA/PHB synthase family protein, translating into MKREPLPAVSLPATCQAPVLPDAYARWDQDIRAALAATTGGISIASLALAWADWALHLIVSPGRQGKVAGQWCAGTLDDWAQPPFAERKAIAGDPRFAGPAWQQWPWCVWRDAFLRQETFWQALTSELDGVSPHHQRLASFCARQWLDLASPSNLWWLNPAVLAATANTFGGNFVQGASHWLEDVEDAVAQVCHLPAQRRNPDFVVGRNVAITPGKVIFRNDRMELIQYAPTTASVATEPLLIVPSWIMKYYILDLQPADSLVRHAVARGNTVFMVSWKNPGDEARDVGLHDYLRDGLLEALRVVRQQCGDARVQAAGYCLGGTLLAIAAAWLAREHRDDLSGVTLFATGTDFEVPGELGLFIDDSAFATIDALMRRQGYLDGPQMTTAFQMLHARDLVWSRMLGEYLLGKRARPNDLIAWNRDTTRLPHRLHADTLRSLFLRNDLAEGRYCVGGEPIALADIAAPLFMVGTEHDHVTPWRSAYKLHLHTRGELTFVLTSGGHNAGIVSEPGHPRRRYRVATRVPGARYRDPDRYLAEATLHEGSWWPCWFDWLAGHASGQREARALPADALADAPGAYVLEP; encoded by the coding sequence ATGAAGCGCGAACCACTCCCCGCCGTGTCTCTTCCCGCCACCTGTCAGGCGCCCGTGCTCCCTGACGCCTACGCGCGCTGGGACCAGGACATACGGGCGGCGCTCGCGGCGACGACGGGCGGCATCTCCATCGCCTCGCTGGCATTGGCCTGGGCCGACTGGGCGTTGCACCTGATCGTCTCTCCGGGCCGACAGGGGAAGGTGGCAGGGCAATGGTGCGCGGGTACGCTTGACGACTGGGCGCAGCCGCCATTCGCTGAGCGCAAAGCCATCGCGGGCGATCCCCGCTTTGCGGGACCGGCATGGCAACAGTGGCCATGGTGCGTCTGGCGGGACGCGTTCCTCCGCCAGGAGACGTTCTGGCAGGCGTTGACGTCCGAACTCGACGGCGTATCGCCTCATCATCAGCGGCTGGCGTCCTTCTGCGCGCGCCAGTGGCTGGACCTGGCCTCGCCGAGTAACCTTTGGTGGCTAAACCCAGCCGTGTTGGCGGCCACCGCGAATACGTTCGGCGGCAACTTCGTGCAGGGCGCAAGTCACTGGCTCGAAGACGTCGAGGATGCCGTCGCGCAGGTGTGCCACCTTCCCGCACAGCGCCGCAATCCGGATTTCGTGGTGGGCAGGAATGTCGCCATCACGCCGGGCAAGGTGATCTTCCGTAACGACCGCATGGAGCTGATCCAGTACGCGCCGACGACCGCAAGCGTGGCGACGGAGCCGCTGCTGATCGTCCCGTCGTGGATCATGAAGTACTACATCCTCGACCTGCAACCCGCCGACTCGCTCGTACGGCATGCGGTGGCCCGCGGCAACACGGTATTCATGGTGTCGTGGAAGAACCCCGGGGACGAAGCCCGCGATGTGGGCTTGCACGACTATCTGCGCGACGGCTTGCTGGAAGCGTTGCGGGTCGTGCGCCAGCAATGCGGCGACGCGCGCGTGCAGGCGGCCGGGTATTGCCTGGGCGGCACGCTGCTCGCCATCGCGGCCGCATGGCTGGCGCGGGAGCATCGCGACGACCTGTCCGGTGTGACCCTGTTCGCCACGGGCACCGACTTCGAAGTGCCGGGGGAATTGGGCCTTTTCATCGACGACAGCGCCTTCGCGACGATCGATGCGCTCATGCGCAGGCAGGGCTATCTGGACGGCCCCCAGATGACGACGGCATTCCAGATGCTGCACGCGCGCGACCTGGTGTGGTCGCGCATGCTGGGGGAATACCTGCTAGGCAAGCGCGCGAGGCCCAACGACCTGATCGCGTGGAATCGCGACACCACGCGGCTGCCGCACCGGTTGCACGCCGACACGCTCCGTTCGCTCTTCCTCCGCAACGATCTGGCCGAGGGCCGGTATTGCGTCGGGGGCGAGCCCATCGCGCTGGCCGACATCGCTGCGCCGCTCTTCATGGTGGGTACCGAGCACGATCACGTCACGCCATGGCGTTCGGCCTACAAGCTTCATCTGCACACGCGCGGCGAACTCACCTTTGTACTGACCTCCGGCGGCCACAACGCCGGCATCGTGTCGGAGCCCGGGCACCCGCGCCGCAGGTATCGCGTGGCCACGCGTGTACCCGGCGCACGTTATCGCGATCCCGACCGGTATCTCGCCGAAGCCACGCTGCATGAAGGCTCGTGGTGGCCGTGCTGGTTCGACTGGCTGGCCGGGCACGCGAGCGGGCAGCGGGAGGCGCGAGCGTTGCCCGCGGACGCGCTGGCCGACGCACCGGGAGCCTATGTGCTGGAACCCTGA
- the phbB gene encoding acetoacetyl-CoA reductase, translating to MNPERIALVTGGMGGLGEAIATRLHDDGLRVVVTHSIANDHVASWLAAHREGGRAFASVAVDVADFASCQECVARVVAEIGPVSVLINNAGLTRDAQLRKMRQEDWATVLRTDLDSVFNMTRPLCESMASLGWGRIVNISSVNASRGAFGQANYAAAKAGMHGFTKALALEMASHGVTVNTVSPGYLDTSMVRAVPADILEKKILPQIPVGRLGKPSEVAALISYLCSDDGAFVTGANLAINGGQHMQ from the coding sequence ATGAATCCGGAACGTATTGCCCTGGTGACCGGCGGCATGGGCGGACTGGGCGAAGCGATTGCCACGCGTCTCCACGACGACGGGCTGCGTGTGGTCGTCACGCATTCCATCGCCAACGACCACGTGGCCAGCTGGCTCGCCGCGCATCGTGAGGGCGGCCGCGCGTTCGCCTCGGTGGCTGTGGATGTGGCCGATTTCGCGTCGTGCCAGGAGTGCGTGGCACGCGTCGTGGCCGAGATCGGACCGGTCTCGGTCCTGATCAACAATGCAGGGCTTACCCGCGACGCCCAGCTGCGAAAGATGCGGCAGGAAGACTGGGCCACCGTGCTCCGCACCGACCTCGATTCGGTGTTCAACATGACACGGCCGCTGTGCGAAAGCATGGCAAGCCTTGGATGGGGACGCATCGTCAATATCTCGTCCGTCAATGCGTCCCGCGGCGCCTTCGGGCAGGCCAACTATGCCGCCGCGAAGGCCGGCATGCATGGATTCACCAAGGCGCTGGCGCTGGAGATGGCATCGCACGGCGTCACGGTCAACACCGTATCGCCGGGCTATCTGGACACCAGCATGGTACGGGCGGTTCCGGCGGACATCCTCGAGAAGAAAATTCTTCCGCAGATACCGGTCGGCCGGCTCGGCAAGCCGTCGGAAGTGGCGGCCCTGATCTCCTACCTCTGTTCCGACGATGGCGCATTCGTGACCGGCGCGAACCTGGCCATCAACGGTGGGCAGCACATGCAATGA
- a CDS encoding bifunctional acetate--CoA ligase family protein/GNAT family N-acetyltransferase → MTIRNLEHLFQPASIAVIGASDRPGRVGTTVWNNLRHGGFAGALHAVNPRLDRLDGMPCHARVGQLPACPDLAIICTPPSTVPRLIAELRERGCKAAAVLTAGLVAADRQAMLDAAKPGLLRVLGPNCLGLMVPRLHMNASFAHTEALPGRLAFVSQSGALFTAVVDWANAQGIGFSHVVSLGESADVDVGDVIDYLAAAPDTSAILLYIEAVRAGRKFMSAARAAARNKPVIVIKAGRTEASAHAAASHTGALAGADDVYDAVFQRAGMLRVESTEALFDAVETLARARQPAGERLAIVTNGGGPGVMATDALVRAGGQLALLGADTVARLDAVLPATWPRANPIDIIGDAPVQRYADTLRILQDAAEVDAVLMLHAPTAIVASDAIARAVVDSGAGRLPVLTSWLGADAVREARRMCRDAGVPEYGTPEQAVRGFLQVVTQARHRQLLMQTPPAAPELAPDRVAARGWIADAVAAGHRQLPADIAARVLEAYGIPVATTRSARDEREAAVVAEAIGFPVALKIASPDISHKSDVGGVALGLRSAEQIREAALAMRAAVARLAPAARVDGFTVQRMAHGTHAFELIVGIASDPVFGPVVLFGHGGTAVERIADRAVALPPLNRLLAADLVSRTRIARLLPGYRDVPGIDSAALEDVLMAVSRMACELDGIAELDINPLVASAEGVMALDARIVIRHAGGDPTARLAILPYPAHLARDLTWHGETLRLRPVRPDDERAYRTFLEALSPADMHARYFCMLRHPVHSQLARMTQIDYAREMCFVIERSARGGRPAELLGECRAMADPDNERAEFAVCVRTDCKGQGLGRLLLTAMIAYSRAHGTGALYGMTSRANEPMLGLARSLGFETAPDADVTRLLRRLRPANSPEGGTA, encoded by the coding sequence ATGACGATCCGCAACCTCGAACATCTCTTCCAGCCGGCCTCCATCGCCGTCATTGGCGCAAGCGACCGCCCGGGCCGCGTGGGGACGACGGTGTGGAACAACCTGCGGCATGGCGGCTTTGCGGGAGCGCTCCATGCCGTCAACCCGCGCCTCGATCGTCTCGACGGCATGCCCTGTCATGCGCGCGTCGGGCAACTTCCGGCCTGTCCGGATCTGGCCATCATCTGCACACCGCCTTCGACCGTTCCACGACTCATCGCCGAGCTGCGGGAACGCGGATGCAAGGCGGCGGCCGTGTTGACAGCCGGACTCGTTGCGGCGGACCGGCAGGCCATGCTGGACGCGGCCAAACCGGGCCTGCTGCGCGTCCTCGGCCCCAATTGCCTGGGCCTCATGGTGCCGCGCCTCCACATGAATGCCAGCTTTGCCCATACGGAGGCTTTGCCGGGAAGACTGGCATTCGTGTCGCAGTCAGGCGCGTTGTTTACTGCCGTCGTCGACTGGGCCAACGCGCAGGGCATCGGCTTTTCGCATGTCGTCTCGCTCGGGGAGAGCGCCGATGTGGACGTGGGCGACGTCATCGACTACCTCGCCGCCGCCCCCGACACATCGGCGATCCTGCTGTACATCGAGGCGGTGCGTGCCGGCCGCAAGTTCATGTCGGCGGCTCGCGCCGCCGCCCGCAACAAGCCCGTGATCGTGATCAAGGCCGGACGCACCGAGGCGTCGGCCCATGCGGCGGCGTCCCATACCGGCGCGCTGGCTGGCGCGGACGACGTGTATGACGCGGTGTTCCAGCGGGCCGGCATGCTGCGGGTCGAGAGCACGGAGGCACTGTTCGATGCCGTGGAGACCCTGGCGCGCGCGCGGCAGCCAGCCGGAGAAAGACTGGCGATCGTGACCAATGGGGGTGGCCCGGGCGTCATGGCCACGGACGCGCTCGTACGCGCGGGCGGGCAACTCGCGTTGCTTGGCGCCGACACCGTGGCGCGGCTGGATGCCGTGCTGCCGGCGACGTGGCCACGCGCCAATCCCATCGATATCATCGGCGACGCGCCGGTCCAGCGTTACGCGGATACGTTACGCATCCTGCAGGACGCCGCGGAGGTCGATGCCGTCCTGATGCTGCATGCACCGACGGCAATCGTGGCCAGCGACGCCATCGCACGCGCCGTCGTGGACAGTGGGGCGGGGCGTCTTCCAGTCCTGACGTCCTGGCTCGGCGCGGACGCCGTACGCGAGGCGCGCCGCATGTGCCGCGACGCCGGTGTGCCGGAATACGGCACGCCCGAGCAGGCCGTGCGTGGGTTTCTTCAAGTCGTCACGCAGGCACGACATCGCCAGCTGCTGATGCAGACGCCACCCGCCGCGCCTGAACTCGCACCCGATCGGGTCGCCGCCAGGGGATGGATTGCCGACGCGGTGGCGGCGGGACACCGGCAACTGCCGGCCGACATCGCGGCGCGCGTGCTCGAGGCCTACGGGATCCCCGTGGCCACGACGCGAAGCGCGCGCGACGAGCGCGAAGCGGCGGTGGTGGCGGAGGCGATCGGCTTTCCTGTGGCGTTGAAGATTGCATCGCCCGATATCTCGCACAAGTCGGATGTGGGCGGGGTGGCGCTTGGGCTACGGTCGGCCGAGCAGATACGGGAGGCGGCGCTGGCGATGCGTGCGGCCGTGGCGCGGCTGGCACCGGCCGCGCGCGTCGATGGCTTCACCGTTCAGCGCATGGCGCACGGCACCCACGCCTTCGAGCTGATCGTGGGCATCGCGTCGGATCCGGTGTTCGGACCGGTCGTGCTCTTCGGACATGGCGGCACGGCGGTCGAACGGATCGCGGATCGCGCCGTCGCGCTGCCGCCGCTCAATCGGCTGCTGGCAGCCGACCTCGTTTCGCGTACCCGGATCGCACGCTTGTTGCCGGGCTACCGCGACGTCCCGGGCATCGATAGCGCCGCGCTCGAAGACGTGCTGATGGCCGTCTCGCGCATGGCGTGCGAGCTGGATGGCATCGCCGAGCTCGACATCAACCCGCTCGTGGCAAGCGCCGAGGGGGTCATGGCACTCGATGCCCGTATCGTGATCCGGCATGCGGGAGGCGATCCGACCGCGCGGCTCGCGATCCTGCCATATCCGGCACATCTGGCACGCGACCTGACGTGGCACGGAGAAACCCTGCGGCTGCGGCCCGTGCGACCGGACGACGAGCGTGCGTATCGCACCTTCCTCGAAGCGCTCAGCCCCGCGGACATGCACGCGCGGTACTTCTGCATGTTGCGCCATCCTGTGCACAGCCAGCTCGCGCGGATGACCCAGATCGATTACGCGCGCGAGATGTGCTTCGTGATCGAGCGCTCCGCGCGCGGAGGCAGGCCCGCCGAACTGCTGGGCGAGTGCCGCGCGATGGCCGATCCGGACAACGAGCGCGCGGAGTTCGCGGTGTGCGTGCGCACCGATTGCAAGGGCCAGGGTCTGGGCAGGCTCCTGCTGACCGCGATGATTGCCTATAGCCGGGCGCACGGCACGGGCGCCCTCTACGGCATGACCTCTCGCGCGAACGAGCCGATGCTGGGGCTGGCTCGCTCTCTTGGCTTCGAAACCGCACCCGATGCGGACGTGACACGTCTGCTGCGCCGGCTGCGGCCGGCAAACAGCCCCGAAGGAGGTACCGCATGA
- a CDS encoding helix-turn-helix domain-containing protein, whose translation MASCLDDDHVGRLEAVVSHWRMVHRGERLFRAGDHFRSLYALRSGSVKTVTSDTCGGEHVTGFFMAGETLGLGAISTDAYDCDAIALEDSSVCVIPFGPMEALCRELKPLQHQFHRLLSTEIVRESRQMTLLSGMSAERRVAAFLVDLSRRLQQRGYSPRSLTLRMTREEIGNYLGIKLETVSRAFSRFQREGLLHVDGKRVELFDVEALALV comes from the coding sequence ATGGCAAGTTGTCTCGACGACGATCATGTGGGACGCCTGGAGGCCGTCGTGAGCCACTGGCGGATGGTTCATCGCGGCGAGCGGTTGTTTCGCGCCGGCGATCATTTCCGGAGTCTTTACGCGCTGCGATCTGGTAGCGTCAAGACTGTCACCAGCGATACCTGCGGCGGCGAGCACGTGACGGGCTTCTTCATGGCCGGCGAAACGCTCGGTCTGGGGGCGATCAGCACCGACGCATACGACTGCGATGCGATCGCGCTCGAAGACAGTTCGGTCTGCGTGATTCCATTCGGGCCGATGGAGGCATTGTGCCGGGAGCTCAAGCCGTTGCAGCACCAGTTCCATCGCCTGCTCAGCACCGAGATCGTCAGGGAATCGCGCCAGATGACGCTGCTCTCCGGTATGTCCGCGGAGCGGCGCGTCGCCGCCTTCCTCGTGGACCTCTCGCGGCGTCTCCAACAACGCGGCTATTCGCCACGCAGCCTGACGTTACGCATGACACGCGAGGAGATCGGCAATTACCTTGGCATCAAGCTGGAAACGGTCAGCCGCGCATTCTCGCGGTTCCAGCGCGAGGGGTTGCTCCACGTCGACGGCAAACGCGTGGAACTGTTCGACGTGGAGGCATTGGCGCTCGTGTAG
- a CDS encoding zinc-dependent alcohol dehydrogenase family protein, which yields MRAAVFDGHDPCLSLRRMPIPEPGPGAVRIAVAACGVCRTDLHVIDGELPTPKPALIPGHEIIGYVDALGAGVRDLRLGMRVGVPWLGHTCGHCRYCLDGHENLCDAAAFHGYTRDGGYADYVVAESAYCFRIPDAYDDVEAAPLMCAGLIGYRSLRMAGAARRVGIYGFGAAAHIVTQIAVSEGRRVFAFTRADDDRARQLARDVGAEWAGSSDDPAPERLDAALIFAPAGYLVPRALESVDKGGIVICGGIHMSDIPAFPYRLLWEERRLVSVANLTRADGIGLMRAATRTRLHVHATPYPLEDANVALADLRAGRIAGAAVLRVSGDGMSTRGAPPAP from the coding sequence ATGCGGGCAGCGGTATTCGACGGCCACGATCCGTGCCTGTCGCTGCGACGGATGCCGATTCCCGAGCCTGGCCCCGGTGCGGTGCGGATCGCTGTCGCCGCATGCGGCGTCTGTCGCACCGATCTGCACGTCATTGACGGGGAACTGCCGACACCGAAGCCGGCGCTCATTCCCGGACACGAAATCATTGGTTACGTGGATGCGCTGGGTGCCGGCGTCAGGGACTTGCGCCTGGGGATGCGGGTCGGCGTGCCCTGGCTCGGTCACACCTGCGGCCACTGCCGGTATTGCCTCGATGGGCACGAGAATCTGTGCGATGCCGCCGCCTTTCACGGCTATACACGCGATGGCGGCTACGCGGACTATGTGGTGGCGGAGAGCGCGTACTGCTTCCGTATTCCGGATGCCTACGACGACGTGGAGGCGGCACCCCTCATGTGCGCGGGGCTGATCGGCTACCGGTCGCTCAGGATGGCGGGCGCGGCGAGGCGCGTGGGCATCTATGGCTTCGGTGCCGCGGCCCATATCGTCACGCAGATCGCCGTGTCGGAAGGGCGCCGCGTGTTCGCGTTCACGCGGGCCGACGATGACCGTGCCCGCCAGCTGGCTCGGGATGTCGGCGCCGAATGGGCGGGAAGCAGCGACGATCCCGCGCCGGAACGCCTCGATGCCGCGCTGATCTTTGCGCCGGCCGGCTATCTGGTCCCCCGCGCGCTCGAGTCGGTGGACAAGGGCGGCATCGTGATCTGCGGCGGGATCCATATGAGTGACATCCCGGCGTTTCCCTACCGGCTACTCTGGGAGGAGCGGCGCCTCGTGTCCGTGGCCAACCTGACGCGGGCGGACGGCATCGGGCTCATGCGCGCGGCAACCAGGACGCGCCTCCATGTCCATGCCACACCCTATCCGCTCGAGGACGCGAATGTCGCGCTTGCGGATCTCCGCGCCGGTCGCATCGCGGGCGCCGCCGTACTGCGGGTCAGCGGGGACGGCATGTCAACCCGGGGTGCTCCGCCAGCGCCGTGA
- a CDS encoding TonB-dependent siderophore receptor, with the protein MPAVTVTGQLDMATTEGTGSYTTGETAAATRLPLSLKETPQAVTVITRQRMDDQQLNSVQDVLENTTGISAYQSDSERTSFYSRGFLINNIQYDGIPTVVGDIVNGSGIGSLDTAFYDRVEVVRGGSGLLTGTGNPSAAINLVRKRPTREFSAAASLGVGSWDTYRGMADISTPLTRDGRIRARIVGTYQDGHSYIDGYKPQRKSFYGIVEADLTRNTTVSLGYDFQDITPKGSTWGGLPLWFSDGTQASYPRSRNYAQDWSYWDNTVKTAFAEVEHRFGNGWRFRALANQYRTDYDAELLGLVGRPDRTTGLGVFPSGAYPVALASDGRSRQNTFDVMASGPFDLLGRQHELVVGAMTSRRTASQEDIPPFYASVFPVDIYTLSPAFPRPDFDAMASVPTRTRIRQSGLYSAARFSLADPLKLVVGGRLNSYEIDDTVGGSSLHYKKSSEFTPYAGLIYDINKIYSAYVSYTGIFNPQTDYRDSSGNVLTPAKGKTKEVGLKGAYMDGRLHASMAVFETNLDNAAQMVSGIYTPGGAQAYKTADGTKSRGIELDLQGELARGWNIYAGLAHFTARDSDGVRLNSQIPRTTARLFITHQLPGDWNKLTLGGGVNWQSRFYQAPNTGTSSLGGEQGAYALVSLMARYAFTKKANVTVNLNNLLNKKYALQKGDFDTVNYGAPRNVMAMLNFRY; encoded by the coding sequence TTGCCGGCCGTCACCGTCACGGGCCAATTGGATATGGCGACCACCGAAGGTACTGGTTCCTACACCACGGGCGAGACGGCGGCGGCGACGCGGTTGCCGCTGTCCCTGAAGGAAACGCCACAGGCGGTGACGGTGATCACGCGCCAGCGCATGGACGACCAGCAGTTGAATTCGGTGCAGGACGTGCTGGAGAACACCACGGGCATCTCGGCGTACCAGTCCGACAGCGAGCGGACGAGTTTCTATTCGCGTGGCTTCCTGATCAACAACATTCAGTACGACGGCATACCCACCGTCGTCGGCGACATCGTCAACGGGAGCGGCATCGGTTCGCTCGATACCGCGTTCTATGACCGGGTCGAAGTCGTGCGCGGCGGGTCCGGCCTGCTGACCGGCACCGGCAATCCTTCTGCCGCCATCAACCTGGTGCGCAAGCGGCCGACGCGAGAATTCTCGGCGGCCGCCTCGCTTGGCGTCGGCAGTTGGGACACCTACCGGGGCATGGCCGACATCTCGACGCCGCTAACCCGGGATGGTCGCATTCGCGCGCGCATCGTCGGGACGTACCAGGATGGGCACTCGTACATTGACGGCTACAAGCCGCAGAGGAAGTCGTTCTACGGCATCGTGGAAGCCGATCTCACACGAAACACGACGGTGAGCCTGGGCTATGACTTTCAGGACATCACGCCGAAGGGCTCCACCTGGGGCGGGTTGCCGTTATGGTTCAGCGACGGCACGCAGGCGTCGTATCCACGCTCCAGGAATTACGCGCAGGACTGGAGCTATTGGGACAACACCGTCAAGACGGCGTTCGCCGAGGTCGAGCACCGCTTCGGAAACGGCTGGAGATTCCGGGCACTCGCCAATCAGTACCGCACCGACTACGATGCCGAACTCCTCGGCCTGGTCGGCCGCCCCGATCGCACCACCGGACTGGGCGTCTTTCCCTCCGGCGCTTATCCGGTGGCGTTGGCTTCCGACGGCCGCAGCCGTCAAAACACCTTCGACGTGATGGCAAGCGGCCCCTTCGACCTGCTCGGCCGCCAACATGAACTGGTGGTGGGGGCGATGACTTCGCGTCGCACGGCCAGTCAGGAGGATATTCCACCGTTCTACGCGAGCGTTTTCCCGGTCGATATCTATACGCTGAGCCCAGCGTTTCCCCGTCCCGACTTCGATGCCATGGCTTCGGTGCCGACCCGCACCCGAATCAGGCAGAGCGGCCTCTATAGCGCTGCCCGGTTCTCGCTGGCCGATCCTCTGAAACTTGTCGTCGGCGGCCGCCTGAACAGCTACGAAATCGACGACACCGTCGGCGGCTCATCGTTGCACTACAAGAAGAGCAGTGAGTTCACGCCGTATGCCGGCTTGATCTACGACATCAACAAGATCTATTCGGCCTACGTCAGCTACACGGGGATATTCAATCCGCAAACCGACTATCGGGACAGCAGCGGCAATGTGCTCACGCCCGCAAAGGGGAAGACCAAGGAAGTCGGGCTCAAAGGCGCCTATATGGACGGGCGTCTGCATGCGTCGATGGCCGTGTTCGAGACCAATCTGGATAACGCGGCACAGATGGTCTCCGGAATCTATACGCCGGGCGGCGCGCAGGCCTACAAGACCGCCGATGGAACGAAGTCGCGCGGAATCGAACTGGACTTGCAGGGCGAGCTGGCGCGCGGCTGGAACATCTACGCAGGCCTCGCCCATTTCACGGCGCGGGATAGCGACGGCGTCCGCCTGAATTCGCAAATACCCCGCACCACGGCCCGGCTTTTCATCACCCACCAGCTGCCCGGGGACTGGAACAAGCTGACGCTGGGCGGCGGCGTCAACTGGCAAAGCCGCTTCTACCAGGCGCCCAATACCGGCACGAGTTCGCTCGGCGGGGAACAGGGAGCCTATGCGCTGGTGTCGCTCATGGCGCGTTACGCGTTCACAAAGAAGGCCAACGTGACAGTCAACCTCAACAATTTGCTCAACAAAAAGTACGCGCTTCAGAAGGGCGACTTCGATACCGTGAATTATGGCGCGCCACGCAACGTGATGGCGATGCTGAACTTCAGATATTGA
- a CDS encoding AraC family transcriptional regulator: protein MSTIEVRELTAPTDVDSIPRPVAALSATSVTKDWEKARHQHRKAQLIYSVRGTLNCEIEEGVWIVPPQCAIWIPGDLPHASRGAGETECYCLFVEPDAAPELPKTCCTILVSPLLRELLLKAAGFPESYPLGGREDRLIAALLDELVAAPVEDLHLPMPRDSRLRRLAAMMLADPTDKTSKADWATRIGMSERSMSRLLLHEAGMSFGRWRRQLHVILAIQRLTKGESVQTVAMELGYENASGFVTMFRKAVGKPPARYLSDRISGTALAAVPCIMLPGETSP, encoded by the coding sequence ATGTCGACCATTGAAGTTAGGGAGTTGACCGCGCCGACGGACGTCGACAGCATCCCGCGACCAGTGGCGGCCTTGAGTGCCACATCGGTAACCAAGGACTGGGAAAAGGCCAGGCATCAGCACCGCAAGGCGCAGCTAATCTACTCCGTACGCGGTACCCTGAACTGCGAGATCGAAGAGGGCGTCTGGATCGTGCCGCCTCAGTGCGCGATATGGATACCGGGCGACTTGCCGCACGCTTCGCGGGGGGCGGGGGAAACGGAATGCTATTGCCTATTCGTCGAGCCAGACGCCGCGCCCGAGCTTCCGAAAACCTGTTGCACGATTCTGGTATCGCCATTGCTGCGCGAGTTGCTTCTGAAGGCGGCCGGATTTCCCGAGTCGTATCCGCTGGGCGGACGGGAAGACCGGCTGATTGCCGCATTGCTCGACGAGCTGGTGGCCGCACCGGTGGAAGACCTGCATCTGCCCATGCCGCGCGATTCCCGATTACGGCGCCTTGCGGCAATGATGCTGGCCGACCCCACGGACAAGACCTCGAAGGCCGATTGGGCGACCCGCATCGGCATGAGCGAACGCAGCATGAGCCGTCTTCTGCTGCACGAAGCCGGAATGAGCTTCGGGCGCTGGCGCCGGCAGTTGCACGTGATTCTCGCGATTCAGCGTTTGACCAAGGGTGAAAGCGTGCAAACGGTGGCGATGGAGCTCGGGTATGAAAACGCCAGCGGGTTCGTCACCATGTTCCGCAAGGCGGTGGGCAAGCCGCCGGCGCGTTACCTCTCGGACCGGATAAGCGGCACGGCGTTGGCTGCCGTACCCTGCATCATGCTTCCTGGTGAAACCTCTCCCTGA
- a CDS encoding universal stress protein, with amino-acid sequence MSFAAMLVHVDEAEGTSARLTQAVALAEGFHAALIGLLSVDANESAWVYRHADGRRERQVPERSVAEACEQARHSFDTATETATFPVDWRVGEGAPEEAMLCEGRLADLLIVGQPRAIREDSGMMFRAQRRFVASVILGAGRPVLVLPRDARVSTNGTRVVVGWNGSRESARALHDALPWLTRAESVDVVQVLQARRHQRFEASPGSYAVAWLSRHGIHAALTELVAEASADVGALLLDFAHRRGADLIVCGAYGQGRLREDILGGVTDTLLRHTQVATLLAH; translated from the coding sequence ATGAGCTTTGCCGCCATGCTCGTCCATGTAGACGAGGCGGAGGGAACGTCAGCCCGCCTGACTCAGGCCGTGGCGCTTGCGGAGGGCTTTCATGCGGCGCTGATCGGCCTGCTGTCGGTCGACGCGAACGAATCCGCCTGGGTGTATCGGCACGCGGACGGGCGGCGCGAGCGGCAGGTGCCGGAGCGCAGCGTGGCGGAGGCCTGCGAGCAGGCGCGCCATTCGTTCGACACAGCGACCGAGACCGCGACGTTCCCGGTCGACTGGCGCGTGGGTGAAGGCGCGCCGGAGGAGGCCATGCTCTGCGAGGGACGCCTTGCCGATCTGTTGATCGTCGGGCAGCCGCGCGCCATTCGGGAAGATAGCGGCATGATGTTTCGCGCGCAGCGCCGCTTTGTCGCGTCGGTGATCCTCGGTGCGGGACGGCCCGTGCTGGTCCTGCCTCGCGATGCGCGCGTGAGCACGAATGGCACGCGCGTGGTGGTCGGCTGGAATGGTTCCCGCGAGTCCGCGCGTGCGCTTCACGATGCCTTGCCCTGGCTCACCCGCGCGGAGTCGGTGGATGTGGTGCAGGTGCTGCAAGCCCGAAGGCACCAGCGGTTCGAGGCGTCTCCGGGCAGTTATGCGGTGGCATGGCTGTCGAGGCACGGCATTCACGCCGCGCTGACGGAACTCGTCGCGGAGGCGTCCGCGGACGTCGGCGCGTTGCTCCTGGACTTCGCGCATCGCCGCGGCGCGGATCTGATTGTCTGCGGCGCATACGGGCAGGGGAGACTCCGGGAGGACATCCTTGGCGGCGTCACCGATACGCTTCTCCGCCACACGCAAGTTGCCACGTTGCTGGCACACTGA